AGATTTGCTAACAtactttatattttgtaaGCAGTTTTGTTTTGCTTTTCTCGTATATTAGTTTAAACGTAACAAAGTCATCTTCGGATCTCCCGTCTGAGAAAAATACTCTTTCATTTTTCGAAGTCGCCAGTAGTTCTTCTCTAAACTCATATCAAATAAACTTCGTTGTAAGACTTCCAATTCTTTGACCTtgtcttgttcttctttcttttctaaattcttgattttAAGTCGGGTAATAGGTGGTTTGATCTTGATGAAATAATGTTCAGGAATATATTTGACATCTGGTAGAGAGAAACCTTTTAGCTGATCCATAGATATATCAGAATTATTTGTTGTGGTTTGTTCTGTGTTTAGAGTTTCGCAAACTTGTTGatcttttaattgttgGTTAAAGGGCCCGCTGTGTGTTTCCTGTGTGCCCGTTAATGGTTCCTCTAAGACCATATATTTACTCACAGTCTCTTCTAACCTTACGATGGGAATAGATATAGCTTTATGAGTGGCTTGATGCCTGGTACATGGTTCACAGTAGTATTTGCTATTCCTTTCACAAAACTTGACATAGATGTATGGTTTCAATATCCAAAGCAGTACACTCTTATTAGTAAACATATAATTTGAGTCAATAAAGTATAGTTTCGTTAAAGACATTGGATTGTAAGTATTTTTCAGCAAGTACCAACCACCAGGTGTTAGCGTTGTTTTACTGTCATCTGATGATAAGTCTGTAACAACTTTGCTATTGAGATTGATTAGGAAACCATCAATAATAGTGAATTGACCTTTCGGTACCGTAATAATCGGATACTGCATTGTTCGTTTGAGAGGAATTATACAACTTATTATGCTTTCTGTACTGTTTTCATGAAAAGATGGCAAACTTTTCTCAATTCTCTTTTTTCTTAAGAAAAATGTTTACTTTCGAAGGCGGCTAGACGAGAAAAAAACTCAAGTTGAGAAGAATGAGTGTGcataataattattaacTGCAGATAACCAACAAGTTGGAAGATAAGAACAACATCTCATCATGTAGGATACGACTCTACTTCACAATAACTTGCGCCTGTTCATCATGTCAGTTGAACCTGTATTCGTAATATCTGAGCAATATACTGAAAAACATGGAGAAGAATTACGATCATTTTACAAAGTACAAAATGCTTGTGTTCAACTAAAAGAAGCCATCAAGATAATATATGCAAACGCCAAACCCAATGAAGAACTTGTAGAGTTATTCACCAACGGGAATGAATTAGAACAAGCTATTGCAAAGAGTCCAGCAATGTCCATCGCAAGCTATTTGTATTCTGTTCAACCATCATTCGATGTCGAGAGTATATTTGAACACTATGCGTTTCATGAAGACTCTACACCAGTTGATCAATTCATAAAATATCCAGTTGTTTCAGATGCGTCTTTAGAGAATTTAGCTTTTATCCATAGAAGTCTTCCTAATATGAATGTCAATTTGACAGAATCACAAAGAACAATGATGAGTAATGAACGTTTAGAGTTTTTAGGTGATAGTTGGCTAGGTGCATTAGTTGCATATTCactttacaaaaaatacCCATTTGCCAATGAAGGTGCTTTGTCTAAGATGAAACAAGCAATTgtcaataatgataacttggaaaaaattagtAAGAAGCTAGGGTTTCCTG
The Naumovozyma dairenensis CBS 421 chromosome 5, complete genome DNA segment above includes these coding regions:
- the NDAI0E00110 gene encoding uncharacterized protein is translated as MQYPIITVPKGQFTIIDGFLINLNSKVVTDLSSDDSKTTLTPGGWYLLKNTYNPMSLTKLYFIDSNYMFTNKSVLLWILKPYIYVKFCERNSKYYCEPCTRHQATHKAISIPIVRLEETVSKYMVLEEPLTGTQETHSGPFNQQLKDQQVCETLNTEQTTTNNSDISMDQLKGFSLPDVKYIPEHYFIKIKPPITRLKIKNLEKKEEQDKVKELEVLQRSLFDMSLEKNYWRLRKMKEYFSQTGDPKMTLLRLN